The Nocardia sp. NBC_01503 sequence GCGAGGGTGCTCACACCGGTGAGGACCATGAAGGACTCCAGGCCGACACAGTGCGCGCCGTCGATATCGGTATCGAGGCGATCTCCGACCACCAGCGCATCGCGGGTTCCGGCGCGTAAGAGCGCGTCTTCCAGCAGTGGCGCATAGGGTTTGCCCGCCACGATCGGCTCACGCGCGGAGGCGGTGCGCAGGGCCGCCACCATGGAGCCGTTGCCCGGTGCCAGACCACGCTCGTTCGGCAGGGTGGCATCGGTATTCGCGGCCACCCAGAGGGCACCGCCGCGCAGCGCGTAGGCGGCTTCGGCCAGGTCGGGCCAGGCGGTCTCGGGGGAATGGCCCTGGACGACCGCGGCCGGCGATACCCCGTTGAAGCGGCGGATCGGTTCCAGGCCAACCGCATTCACCTCGGCGGCCAGATCATCGGTGCCGACGATGAGCACCGTCGAACCGGGCTCGAGTCGAGCGGCCAGCAGGTGAGCGGCGGCCTGGGCGCTGGTGACGACCTCGTCTTCGACAGCGCTGTAACCGATTTCGCGCAGATGCACCGCGACGGCGGCGGCCGAGCGGCTGGCATTGTTGGTCACGTAGACCAACTGCTGCGCACCCGCGGCCGAAAGCGCTTCCGGCGCACCCGGAATCACCTCGGGCCCGCGATACAGCGTGCCGTCCAAATCCAACAGTAGTGCGCCGAATCGATCCCGTAGCCGCATGATGCCGCCCCTCTTCCAAGTTCCGAGCCGTCACATACAGGTCGGCCGCCCCCATCTGGGGACGGCCAGCCTACTAGGCCGAGGTCACAGCCTGTCTTCGTACGCCGAACACCTCGGCCGGTTACTACTTCTTGTTATCGCCGTCCGCGACGTCGCCGTCCTTGTCGGCGACGAAGTCGTCTTCGTCATCCTCCGCGTCGGCGTCCTCGTCATCCTCGGTACCGTCCTCGACCTGGGCGGTCCAGTCCGGCTCGTCGGAGTCGTCCTCGTCCTCGGAAACCTCGGCGGTCCAATCGGATTGGCCCGAACCACCCTCGGCCAGATCCGCGGCGCGGTCCTCGGCGTCGGTCTCACCCTCGGCATCGGCGGAGGCGGCGTTCATGAACCAGGTCAGCGCCTCTTCGCGGCGACCGGCGGCCAACAGGGCCTCGGCATAGGCGTAGAACAGCCGGGCCGAGGCCGATCCGGTGCGCGCCGGGTCGAGCTCCGGGGTCTGCAGGGTGACCACGGCCTGGTCGTACTGACCCAGATCCATACGCGCGCCCGCCACGACAATGCGCAGCTCGGTGGCCTCATCGCCCTTGAGCAGCCGGGCCTCATCGCTGCGACCCAACTCGATGGCGCGCTCGGGACGACCCAGACCACGCTCACAGTCGGCCATGACCGCGAGCAGCCCGGAACCACCGGACATACGCCGCGCGGTGCGCAGCTCGGACAGCGCCTCGGCCCACTCACCCGCGTGGTAGGCCGCGACACCGGCGGTTTCGCGCACCACGGCGATACGACCGGCGCGCTGACGAGCGGCACGGGCATGTTCGAGCGCCAACTCCGGATCCTCATCGAGCAGCTGCGCCACCATGATCAGGTGCCGGGCGACCGATTCGGCATTGCTCTTGTCCAGGCTCAGCAGATCGCGGCGTACCGCCGGATCGAGATCGGCGGCCTGCACCTCATCGGGCAGCTCCGGCTCATCCGGGCGACCCGTCCGACGCTCGCCACCCCGGGCGCCGGGACCACGCGCGCCTTCGCCGCCACGCCGACGATCCGAATCGTCGCCGAAGGACCGCTCGGGACGCTCCGCACGCTCGGGCTTCTCGAAACGCTCCGGCTTCTCCGCACCTTCGATGCCTTCGACCTGGTCGAAACGCTCGGACTTGGGTGCGCTGTCTGACTTGTCGAACCGCTCGCGAGCCGGGCGGTCACTGCGCTCGGGGCGATCGCCACGATCACGGTTGAAACCGCCGCCGGAATTGCCACGATCGCCGAAACCGCTGCGGCCGAAGCTCTTTCGATCATCGCGCTCGCCGCCCCGGCTATCGCGGTTGAAGTCACGGCCACCCTCACGCGAGGAACCGCCACGGCTGTCACGATCGCGGTTGAATCCCCCGCGCTCGCCGCCACGACTGTCGCCACCACCGCTGCGGTTGAATCCACCACGGGAATCGCCACGGCTGTCGCCACCACGGTTGTCACGATCCCGGTTGAATCCACCGCGCTCGCCACCACGACTGTCGCCACCGCGATTGAATCCGCCACGATCGTTATCGCGATCGCGGTTGAATCCTCCGCGCTCACCGCCACGGCTATCGCCACCACCGCTGCGGTTGAACCCACCACGGGAATCGCCACGGTTGTCGCCACCGCGATTGAATCCGCCGCGGTCACCGCCACGATTGTCGCTGTCGCGGTTGAATCCGCCACGACTGTCGCCACCACCACGGTTGAACCCGCCACGGCTGTCGCCACCACGGTTGTCACGATCGCGGTTGAATCCCCCGCGCTCGCCACCGCGGCTGTCGCCGCCGCGATTGAATCCGCCGCGATCGCCTTCACGCCGCTCGCCGCCCCGGAAACCGCCGCGCTCGTTGTCGCGACCCTCACTGCGATTGAATCCGCCGCGGCTGTCGCCGCCACCACGGTTGTATCCACCCCGGTTATCGCTGTCACGGTTGAACCCGCCGCGCTCACCGCCACGGCTGTCGCCGCCACCGCGGTTGAAGCCACCGCGACCACCGGAGTTGCTGTCATTGTCGCGGTTGAAGCCGCCACGATCGTTGTCCCGGCCCTCGCCGGAGCGATTGAATCCACCACGCCCGCCGCTGTCACCGCCACGGTTGAATCCACCGCGCTCGCCACCGCGAGAATCGGAGCTGCCGCGGTTGAATCCGCCGCGCTCACCATCACGGTTGTCGCGGTTGAAGCCGCCACGGCCGCCGCTGTCGCCACCTCGGCCGGAACCACCACGACCACCGGCATTGTCGCGGCCACCGTTGTAGCCGCCGCGCTCGTTATTGTCGCCGCGGCCCGCGTTATCGCGACCACCGCGGTTGAATCCGCCCTCCGGACGATCGGATCCGCCGCTACGGCGGAAAGGTTTGCGGCCGTCGTTATGCTCCGCCACGGTGATCCCTCTCTATAGTTTGCCTGCGGTACCCGGCCGCGGCGCTGGCGCGCGTGACGGTCGGCGGGACGTTTTGTTCCCACCACCACAAATTCAATCACGCACCGCTGAGCCGCCAAGCGGCACCGGGTCGTATCCCGGCTCGTCTATCCGACCGTATTGCTCTCGGGCTACCAAACGTGAAAACCACGAAGGCCCCCAGCATATGCTGAGGGCTTTCGGGAATGATGTTCCGGCGGTGTCCTACTCTCCCACACCCTGTCGAGTGCAGTACCATCGGCGCAGGTGGCCTTAGCTTCCGGGTTCGGAATGGGACCGGGCGTTTCCCCACCGCTATAGCCGCCGTAACTCTATGAAACTATGCACCGCGAGCGGAGCCGAATTCCCTTGCCCCTCACAGGGTTCAGGAGTCCGTCTCAACACACGGCAGTGTGTTGTTTCAGATACCGCACAGTGGACGCGTAGCTTCTTTGTTGGTAAGTCCTCGGCCTATTAGTACCGGTCACCTGCACCCGTTACCGGGCTTCCAGTTCCGGCCTATCAACCCAATGGTCTGTTGGGGGCCTTAACCCCTCGAAGGGGGTGAGAAACCTCATCTTGGAACAGGCTTCCCGCTTAGATGCTTTCAGCGGTTATCCCTTCCGAACGTAGCAAACCAGCCGTGCCCTTGGCAGGACAACTGGCACACCAGAGGTTCGTCCGTCCCGGTCCTCTCGTACTAGGGACAGCCTTCCTCAAGTTTCTGACGCGCGCGGCGGATAGAGACCGAACTGTCTCACGACGTTCTAAACCCAGCTCGCGTGCCGCTTTAATGGGCGAACAGCCCAACCCTTGGGACCTACTCCAGCCCCAGGATGCGACGAGCCGACATCGAGGTGCCAAACCATCCCGTCGATATGGACTCTTGGGGAAGATCAGCCTGTTATCCCCGGGGTACCTTTTATCCGTTGAGCGACACCGCTTCCACTTGCCGGTGCCGGATCACTAGTCCCGACTTTCGTCCCTGCTCGACCTGTCGGTCTCACAGTCAAGCTCCCTTGTGCACTTGCACTCGACACCTGATTGCCAACCAGGCTGAGGGAACCTTTGGGCGCCTCCGTTACATTTTGGGAGGCAACCGCCCCAGTTAAACTACCCACCAGGCACTGTCCCTGAACCCGATCAGGGTCCGAGGTTAGAGGTCCAATACGATCAGAGTGGTATTTCAACGACGACTCCACCAACACTGGCGTGCTGATTTCACAGTCTCCCACCTATCCTACACAAACCGTACCGAACACCAATACCAAGCTATAGTGAAGGTCCCGGGGTCTTTTCGTCCTGCCGCGCGTAACGAGCATCTTTACTCGTAATGCAATTTCGCCGAGTCTGTGGTTGAGACAGCTGAGAAGTCGTTACGCCATTCGTGCAGGTCGGAACTTACCCGACAAGGAATTTCGCTACCTTAGGATGGTTATAGTTACCACCGCCGTTTACCGGGGCTTAAATTCTCAGCTTCGCCCTTGCGGGCTAACCGGTCCTCTTAACCTTCCGGCACCGGGCAGGCGTCAGTCCGTATACATCGTCTTACGACTTCGCACGGACCTGTGTTTTTAGTAAACAGTCGCTTCTCACTGGTCTCTGCGACCTCACCCAGCTCGGGCAGCACGTGCCGTCACCAGACAAGGCCCTCCTTCTCCCGAAGTTACGGAGGTATTTTGCCGAGTTCCTTAACCACAGTTATCTCGATCGCCTTAGTATTCTCTACCTGACCACCTGTGTCGGTTTGGGGTACGGGCCGTGTACCAACTCACTAGAGGCTTTTCTCGGCAGCATAGGATCACTGAATTCGCCTCAATCGGCTACGCATCACCTCTCAGGCCATATGAGACACGGATTTGCCTATGTCTCGCCCTACAGGCTTACACCCGGACAACCATTACCGGGCCCAGCTACCTTCCTGCGTCACCCCATCGCTTACCTACTACACCCGGGGTCATGTGCAGCCACGTTCCCTCCACCCGAAGGTGGATAAGACCGCTTTTGGACATTTAGCACAGATGATTCGATATTTGGCGCGGATACACGGGTACGGGAATATCAACCCGTTGTCCATCGACTACGCCTGTCGGCCTCGCCTTAGGTCCCGACTCACCCTGGGCGGATTAACCTGGCCCAGGAACCCTTGGTCATTCGGCGGACGAGTTTCTCACTCGTCTTTCGCTACTCATGCCTGCATTCTCACTCCCATGGCCTCCACGGCTGGATCACTCCGCCGCTTCCCTGGCCACAGGACGCTCCCCTACCCATCCACACTCCTGGCCCGAAGGCGGGATAATGTGTGAATGCCGCGGCTTCGGCGGTGTACTTGAGCCCCGCTACATTGTCGGCGCAGGATCACTTGACCAGTGAGCTATTACGCACTCTTTCAAGGGTGGCTGCTTCTAAGCCAACCTCCTGGTTGTCTTCGCGACCCCACATCCTTTTCCACTTAGTACACGCTTAGGGGCCTTAGCCGGCGATCTGGGCTGTTTCCCTCTCGACTACGAAGCTTATCCCCCGCAGTCTCACTGCCACGCTCTCACACACCGGCATTCGGAGTTTGGCTGACTTCGGTAAGCTTGTGGGCCCCCTAGGCCATCCAGTAGCTCTACCTCCGGTGTGAAACACGTGACGCTGCACCTAAATGCATTTCGGGGAGAACCAGCTATCACGGAGTTTGATTGGCCTTTCACCCCTACCCACAGCTCATCCCCTCAGTTTTCAACCTAAGTGGGTTCGGGCCTCCACGACGTCTTACCGTCGCTTCACCCTGGCCATGGGTAGATCACTCCGCTTCGGGTCCATAGTGTGCGACTAACTCGCCCTATTCGGACTCGCTTTCGCTACGGCTACCCCACACGGGTTAACCTCGCCACACACCGATGACTCGCAGGCTCATTCTTCAAAAGGCACGCCATCACCCCACACAACAAGTTGCGAAGGCTCTGACGGATTGTAAGCGCACGGTTTCAGGTACTATTTCACTCCCCTCCCGGGGTACTTTTCACCTTTCCCTCACGGTACTAGTCCGCTATCGGTCACCAGGTAGTATTCAGGCTTATCGGGTGGTCCCGACAGATTCACAGCAGATTTCACGGGCCCGCTGCTACTCGGGAGTTGCTCACGAGAGCCGTTGAGTTTTCGTCTACGGGATTCTCACCCTCTACGACGGGCCGTCCCAGGCCACTTCGACTAACACAACGGTTTCTGACTCTCGCCCGATTCGGCAGAATCGGGAAGAACAATCCCACAACCCCGCATGGACAACGCCTGCCGGCTATCACATCCACACGGTTTAGCCTCTTCCGCTTTCGCTCGCCACTACTCACGGAATCACTGTTGTTTTCTCTTCCTGTGGGTACTGAGATGTTTCACTTCCCCACGTTCCCTCCACACCACCTATATATTCAGTGGCGGGTAACACGACATCACTCGTGCTGGGTTTCCCCATTCGGAAATCCTCGGATCTCAGCTCGTTTGACAGCTCCCCGAGGCTTATCGCAGCCTACTACGTCCTTCATCGGCTCCTGGTGCCAAGGCATCCACCGTACGCTCTTACACACTTACTAACAAAGATGCTCGCGTCCACTGTGCAGTTCTCAAACAACACACCCGCATCGAATCGCATTTCACAGGACCGGACCGAAGCAAGCTTCGCGGTATCGAGGAAGATCCGAGCGGATCGTTATCTTGCCTGGAAAGAAAGACTTACGTCTGTTCTTTCAGGACCCAATAGTGTGTCGGTATATCCCCGAAGGGAGTTAGTCAGTGTTCCACCCATGAGCGTCCGCCGGACTACATTCGAGTCCGAAACGGTCTCTGCCAGAACCACTCTCACCTCTGTGAGGGGCATCTGGAGATGTGCTCCTTAGAAAGGAGGTGATCCAGCCGCACCTTCCGGTACGGCTACCTTGTTACGACTTCGTCCCAATCGCCAATCCCACCTTCGACGCCTCCCTCCCACAAGGGGTTAGGCCAGCGGCTTCGGGTGTTACCGACTTTCATGACGTGACGGGCGGTGTGTACAAGGCCCGGGAACGTATTCACCGCAGCGTTGCTGATCTGCGATTACTAGCGACTCCAACTTCACGGGGTCGAGTTGCAGACCCCGATCCGAACTGAGACCGGCTTTAAGGGATTCGCTCCACCTCACGGTATCGCAGCCCTCTGTACCGGCCATTGTAGCATGTGTGAAGCCCTGGACATAAGGGGCATGATGACTTGACGTCGTCCCCACCTTCCTCCGAGTTGACCCCGGCAGTCTCTCACGAGTCCCCGCCATTACGCGCTGGCAACATAAGATAAGGGTTGCGCTCGTTGCGGGACTTAACCCAACATCTCACGACACGAGCTGACGACAGCCATGCACCACCTGTACACCGACCACAAGGGGGGCCATATCTCTACAGCTTTCCGGTGTATGTCAAACCCAGGTAAGGTTCTTCGCGTTGCATCGAATTAATCCACATGCTCCGCCGCTTGTGCGGGCCCCCGTCAATTCCTTTGAGTTTTAGCCTTGCGGCCGTACTCCCCAGGCGGGGTACTTAATGCGTTAGCTACGGCACGGATCCCGTGGAAGGAAACCCACACCTAGTACCCACCGTTTACGGCGTGGACTACCAGGGTATCTAATCCTGTTCGCTACCCACGCTTTCGCTTCTCAGCGTCAGTTACTTCCCAGAGACCCGCCTTCGCCACCGGTGTTCCTCCTGATATCTGCGCATTTCACCGCTACACCAGGAATTCCAGTCTCCCCTGAAGTACTCTAGTTCGCCCGTATCGACTGCAAGCTTGGAGTTGAGCCCCAAGTTTTCACAATCGACGCGACGAACCGCCTACAAGCTCTTTACGCCCAGTAATTCCGGACAACGCTCGCACCCTACGTATTACCGCGGCTGCTGGCACGTAGTTGGCCGGTGCTTCTTCTACAGGTACCGTCACTTGCGCTTCGTCCCTGTCGAAAGGGGTTTACAACCCGAAGGCCGTCATCCCCCACGCGGCGTCGCTGCATCAGGCTTTCGCCCATTGTGCAATATTCCCCACTGCTGCCTCCCGTAGGAGTCTGGGCCGTGTCTCAGTCCCAGTGTGGCCGGTCACCCTCTCAGGTCGGCTACCCGTCGTCGCCTTGGTAGGCCGTTACCCCACCAACAAGCTGATAGGCCGCGGGCCCATCTCGCACCAGTAAACCTTTCCACCAAGGAACATGCATTCCCTGGTCGTATCCGGTATTAGACCCAGTTTCCCAGGCTTATCCCAGAGTGCGAGGCAGATCACCCACGTGTTACTCACCCGTTCGCCGCTCGTGTACCCCGAAGGGCCTTACCGCTCGACTTGCATGTGTTAAGCACGCCGCCAGCGTTCGTCCTGAGCCAGGATCAAACTCTCCGTTGAAGACTCTCAATCGCTGCCGAAGCAGTAATTGGAAGAATTAACCAGAGTCCGAAAACCTTGGCAAAATCAAACGCCAGCAAAAGTATTTGCTGACTAAATGTCCGACACAATCTCACGGGGGTGAGAAGCATCGGAACCAATAAATTATTGGCACTGACATTCATCGACACACTATTGAGTTCTCAAAGAACAGGCGCACACAGAACTTCGCGGGCTCTTTGTCCCGGTTAGTCTCTGAGGCAACTTTTCCAGCCTAACGGCCGAGTCCCACCGAGTCAAGCTCGGGGTTCTTGATCGTTTTGCAGGCTGTCAGGCGCTCCTCGTACTACCTCGTTTTCCGGATCCCGTTTCCAGCTTCTGAGCTGGGCGTTTGGCACCCGGTCGGTGTCCGTGTCGCTCTGACCTGGAATAAGTTACGTGGCGGGAAACGGAACGTCAAATCGCCTGGTCACGGGCGTGTCGTCGCAGGTCGCGAGGGCGCGCGCCGGGCCTTTTCCCGACCTGGGCCACCTATTTGTGACCCAGGTCATGAAAAAGCAAGATCAATCGGCTTTGCGGACGCCCGCGAAGTTCTTCTTACCGCGGCGCAGGACCAGCCAGCGTCCATGCAGGTAGTCCGATTCCGACGGAGTCCACTCGAGATCGGAGACGCGTTCGTTGTTCACCGATGCGCCACCCTCATTGACAGCACGGCGTGCCGCGGCGCGACTCTCGGAAAGACCGCTGGATACCAGCAGGTCGACAATCGTCGATTCCGAAGTGGCCTCGGCGACCTTGCCCTCGACCGCGGCCTCGGTGAGCGCGGCGGCGAGGGTCGACTCATTCAGGTCGCGGAGCTCGCCCCGGCCGAACAGCGCCTGGCTCGCCAGCTGTACCGAGCGGGTGTTCTCCTCGCCGTGCACGAGTGTGGTCATCTCCGCGGCCAGGCGGCGCTGCGCCTCGCGGGCGTGCGGGCGCTCGGCGGTCGCGGTCTCCAGCTCGTCGAGCTCCTCGCGGGACAGGAAGGTGAACCAGCGCAGGTAGCGGACCACATCGGCGTCGGCGGTATTCACGAAGTACTGGTACCAGGCGTAGGGGCTGGTCATCTCGGGATCGAGCCAGAGGCTGCCGCCACCGGTGGACTTGCCGAACTTCTTGCCGTCGGCCGAGGTCACCAGGGGAACGGTGAGGGCGTGCACGTGCGCACCGTCGACGCGGCGGTTCAGCTCCACGCCCGCGATGATGTTGCCCCACTGATCCGAACCACCGACCTGCAGCGTGCAGCCGTGATTGCGGCGCAACTGCAGGAAGTCGTTGGCCTGCAACAGCATGTAGGAGAACTCGGTGTAGGACATGCCGTCGCTCTCCAGGCGGCGCTTGACCGTATCCCGAGCCAGCATGACGTTCACCGAGAAGTGCTTACCGATATCGCGCAGGAAGGAGACCGTGCTCAGCGGGCCGGTCCAATCCATATTGTTCGCGATGATCGCGCCGGTGGGCGAGTCGTCGATATCGACGAAGCGCTCCAGCTGCGAGCGGATGCGCCCGGCCCATTCGGCCACGGTGTCGGTCGAGTTCATGGTGCGTTCGCCCACGTCACGGGGGTCGCCGATGAGGCCGGTGGCACCGCCCGCGAGCACGACGGGGCGATTGCCCGCGCGCTGAAAACGCTTGAGCGCCAACAGGGGAACCAGATGCCCGGCGTGCAGGCTCGCCGCGGTGGGGTCGAATCCGGCATAGAGGGTGATCGGCCCCTTGGCCAGCTCCGCACGCAGTGCGTCCAGATCGGTGGACTGCGCGATCAATCCGCGCCAAGTCAGTTCATCAATGATGTCGCCGTTCACTGTGCTCATTCTGCCCTCCGCTTCGCTCCGGGCCTGTTCGCGGCCCCCCCAAGTCTCACTTCTTCCCTCCCTCCGCTCCTCCGCTTCGCTCCCCCGCTCCACTCAGTCCAGAAGCGAGACGGGCCGCGAACGACCGGGTGAGAGTCACCTGTACACAAAAAATCCGCCGCCGATTGCTATCGGCGGCGGATCTGTGAGCGAGGGATTATTCAATTTGCGATCTGCTCGCACGGTGTCCTTCAGTGCTTCACCAGCGAGGTGAAGGTGGCGAAGGAGGCGCGGCGCTCGTAGGCGATCCAGGCGAACATGACCGCCAGGATCAGCGGGAAGGGGGCCAGGGCCGGGGCGTCGAGCAGGAAGATCTGGGTGAGGGCGGCCAGCACGGTGGTGATGGACAGACCCGCGGCGGCCGGACCGCTCAGGCGGGGAACCAGCAGGCCGATACCGCCGGAGACCTCGACCACGCCGGTGAAGTAGCGGAACCATTCGCCCCAGCCGATGGTGCGGAATGCCTCGACCGCGTCGTGCTGGCCGACCAGCTTCGGCAGACCCGAGGCGATGATGAAGAAGAGGCCGAACACGATCTGCAGGGTCCACAGCACCCGGTTGCGGGTCTTGCCGGGGGTGGCCGAGGTGGTGGCGGAGATGGTCTGGGCGGAGGCGGTGATGGCGGTCATGTCGAGTGTCCTTCTGGGGCTTGCGAGTTCGGGGTTGAACTCGGTCATTGGTACAGACGGGGCCCGGTTCGGAAACTCATCGGCGGTGGCGAAGAAATTTTCCAAGATTGTGTTTTGCCTGGTCAGCGCTTGATTCGCTAGCCGAGGGCGACCTTGAGAGCGGTCAGGTGGACGCGGCTGGCGGTGCCGGCGGCCTCCGGCTTGCGCGCGCGGATCGCTACATAGAGGTCTTCGTGCGCGTGCTGGTCGGCGGCCGGGTTCGCGATGGGTTTGATGCGCAGCATCTCCACCATGGCGCGGCGCAGGCGCGGGACGAAGGCATTGAACATCTCGAGCAGGATGTCATTGTGCGCTGCGACGATGACCGTGCGATGGAAGGCGGTATCGGCGTCGACGAGGGCCTCCGCAGAGTCGCCCGCTTCGGCGCGAGCGGTGAGGGCGCGCAGGATGTTTCGCAGATCCGCGGGGGTGCGGCGGTCGGCGGCCAGGGCGGCGGCCTCGGCCTCGATGGCTATGCGGGCCTCGATGACGGCGGTGATGTCGGCACGGCGTAGTACCGCGTCCCAGTCCTCCGCCACATCCAGGGCGGTGACGAAAACGCCCGCGCCCTGGCGGCTTTCGAGCACGCCCTTACCCGCGAGTTCGCGAATGGCCTCGCGCAGGGTGGAGCGGCCGACGCCGAGCTGAGCGGCCAGGGTGGTCTCGCCGGGGAGCCGGTGGCCCAGCTCCCACTCCCCCGCGCGCAGCCGATCGAGTAGCACCTCTGCGGCTTGCGCGGCTAGCGGGTGCCGCTGGACCTGGGACATATCCGTTTCGCCTCGCTACTTGTCTGAGGAGTGAATCCCCTCTAGTCTAAGCCACATGACACAGGGTGTGCTGCTTCTCCTTCTTCGCCGCGGCGGGGTTTGATCGACCGGCACCCCGCCCGCGGGTTGAAGTGCTGCGCCGGTCTGCCTTCCGACGCGAAAGACAGCGAACCGTGTTTACTTCCCAGAACTGGAATCGTCAGCAGCCCTCCCCCATGCCATCGCATCGGTATCGCGATGTGTACGAACGGGTTTCGGTGCCGCTGACCGACCGGCAGTGGCCGTCCAATCGCATTACCGAGGCGCCGCTGTGGGTGCCGGTGGATCTGCGGGACGGCAATCAGGCCCTGACCGAACCGATGGATCCCGATCGCAAGCGGCGGTTCTTCGAAATGCTGGTGGCCATGGGCTACAAGGAGATCGAGGTCGGGTATCCGAGCGCATCACAAGCCGACTTCGACTTCGTCCGGCTGATCGGCAGCGAGGGGCTGGCCCCCGAGGATGTGTCCATCGTCGTATTCACCCCGGCGCGACGGGATTTGA is a genomic window containing:
- the tyrS gene encoding tyrosine--tRNA ligase; the encoded protein is MSTVNGDIIDELTWRGLIAQSTDLDALRAELAKGPITLYAGFDPTAASLHAGHLVPLLALKRFQRAGNRPVVLAGGATGLIGDPRDVGERTMNSTDTVAEWAGRIRSQLERFVDIDDSPTGAIIANNMDWTGPLSTVSFLRDIGKHFSVNVMLARDTVKRRLESDGMSYTEFSYMLLQANDFLQLRRNHGCTLQVGGSDQWGNIIAGVELNRRVDGAHVHALTVPLVTSADGKKFGKSTGGGSLWLDPEMTSPYAWYQYFVNTADADVVRYLRWFTFLSREELDELETATAERPHAREAQRRLAAEMTTLVHGEENTRSVQLASQALFGRGELRDLNESTLAAALTEAAVEGKVAEATSESTIVDLLVSSGLSESRAAARRAVNEGGASVNNERVSDLEWTPSESDYLHGRWLVLRRGKKNFAGVRKAD
- a CDS encoding HAD-IIA family hydrolase: MMRLRDRFGALLLDLDGTLYRGPEVIPGAPEALSAAGAQQLVYVTNNASRSAAAVAVHLREIGYSAVEDEVVTSAQAAAHLLAARLEPGSTVLIVGTDDLAAEVNAVGLEPIRRFNGVSPAAVVQGHSPETAWPDLAEAAYALRGGALWVAANTDATLPNERGLAPGNGSMVAALRTASAREPIVAGKPYAPLLEDALLRAGTRDALVVGDRLDTDIDGAHCVGLESFMVLTGVSTLADLRSQPVEHLPTYIAESLDALNHPIADTAPVTPGDGDIAEVITALLAKHPGRAIAISAPPAAKD
- a CDS encoding FadR/GntR family transcriptional regulator, which codes for MSQVQRHPLAAQAAEVLLDRLRAGEWELGHRLPGETTLAAQLGVGRSTLREAIRELAGKGVLESRQGAGVFVTALDVAEDWDAVLRRADITAVIEARIAIEAEAAALAADRRTPADLRNILRALTARAEAGDSAEALVDADTAFHRTVIVAAHNDILLEMFNAFVPRLRRAMVEMLRIKPIANPAADQHAHEDLYVAIRARKPEAAGTASRVHLTALKVALG
- a CDS encoding DoxX family protein, translated to MTAITASAQTISATTSATPGKTRNRVLWTLQIVFGLFFIIASGLPKLVGQHDAVEAFRTIGWGEWFRYFTGVVEVSGGIGLLVPRLSGPAAAGLSITTVLAALTQIFLLDAPALAPFPLILAVMFAWIAYERRASFATFTSLVKH